In candidate division Zixibacteria bacterium HGW-Zixibacteria-1, the following are encoded in one genomic region:
- a CDS encoding tyrosine phenol-lyase: MNKYKHPAEPFRIKSVEPITLLPQAVREQVLRRARYNIFKIKAEEIYIDLLTDSGTGAMSTEQWAALMRGDESYAGARSYYRFEETIKEITGKEFIIPTHQGRVAENVFFSSVLKKGDYVPNNTHFDTTRANVMHKGGIAVDMPCPEAETDEELPFKGNIDTHRLENFINEKGVDKIPVVFMTVTNNSSGGLPVSMSNIKETSAICRKHGIMFFFDCARFAENAYFIKRDEPGYESKSVKEIAQEMFSYADGALMSAKKDGLANMGGFVAVNDEDLYRKITELLIVIEGFITYGGMSGRDIETVAAGLREVLNEDYLAYRIGQMEYFGKIIEQAGAPIVKPTGGHAIFIDAGKFLPQIPPEQFPGQSLTVELYRAGGIRAVEIGTLMFGGKDPETGKIYNAPRELVRLAVPRRVYTGSHLDYVADIIAQISKVKNSLKGFKVAREAKFLRHFTVELEELTEKKVGIGKE; this comes from the coding sequence GTGAATAAATATAAACATCCTGCCGAACCATTCAGAATCAAATCAGTCGAGCCGATTACGCTGCTTCCGCAGGCGGTCCGCGAACAGGTCCTGAGAAGAGCCCGATACAATATTTTCAAGATAAAAGCCGAGGAAATTTATATCGACCTTTTGACCGATTCCGGCACCGGCGCCATGTCCACCGAACAATGGGCGGCACTGATGCGCGGCGATGAATCATATGCCGGAGCCAGATCATATTACCGGTTCGAAGAGACCATCAAGGAAATAACCGGCAAGGAATTTATAATCCCGACCCACCAGGGACGGGTGGCCGAGAATGTTTTCTTTTCATCGGTGCTGAAAAAAGGGGATTACGTCCCCAACAATACTCATTTCGACACCACCAGAGCCAATGTGATGCACAAAGGCGGCATCGCCGTTGATATGCCCTGCCCGGAAGCGGAGACCGACGAAGAACTGCCCTTTAAGGGAAATATCGATACCCATCGCCTCGAGAATTTTATCAATGAAAAAGGGGTGGACAAGATTCCGGTGGTATTCATGACGGTCACCAATAATTCCAGCGGCGGTCTGCCGGTGTCAATGTCCAATATAAAAGAGACTTCAGCAATTTGCCGGAAGCACGGCATAATGTTTTTCTTCGACTGCGCCCGGTTTGCCGAAAATGCCTATTTTATCAAGCGCGATGAGCCCGGATATGAAAGCAAAAGTGTCAAAGAAATCGCGCAGGAAATGTTCTCATATGCCGATGGCGCCCTGATGTCGGCCAAGAAAGACGGTTTGGCCAATATGGGCGGTTTTGTGGCGGTGAACGATGAAGATTTGTATCGAAAAATCACCGAACTGCTGATAGTTATCGAGGGCTTTATCACCTATGGCGGGATGTCGGGACGCGATATTGAAACGGTTGCGGCCGGATTGCGTGAAGTCTTGAATGAAGATTATTTGGCTTATCGTATCGGACAGATGGAATATTTCGGAAAAATCATCGAGCAGGCCGGGGCGCCGATTGTCAAGCCGACCGGCGGCCATGCCATTTTTATCGATGCCGGAAAATTTCTTCCGCAGATTCCGCCGGAGCAATTTCCGGGTCAGTCGCTGACGGTGGAGTTGTATCGTGCCGGCGGCATCCGTGCGGTCGAAATCGGGACCCTGATGTTCGGCGGCAAAGATCCGGAAACCGGCAAAATATATAATGCCCCGCGTGAGCTAGTCCGCCTGGCGGTGCCGCGGCGTGTTTATACCGGCAGCCATCTGGACTATGTGGCCGATATAATCGCCCAGATCAGCAAGGTGAAGAACTCACTCAAGGGATTCAAGGTTGCGCGCGAAGCCAAGTTTCTGCGTCATTTCACGGTGGAGCTGGAAGAATTGACCGAAAAGAAGGTCGGCATTGGAAAGGAGTAA
- a CDS encoding asparagine amidohydrolase — MRKRSINRGDFVPDFFEVGTITKEHDMSTLVAKVYRGKREESVHYGSIAVVDNKGRLTHYAGDPEFFTFIRSSAKPFQLMPLVITGAADKYGFSNKQLAIMCGSHTGTDHHRDVVRANLEAAGNKPENLKCGTHLPISMTQSGEYPQHDEHKDVLRHNCSGKHSGFLALARFLGDDIGEYLNPESKAQQLVLDAVSRLYEYPKDKIAMGTDGCSAPNFGMPLIHSAVAFMKLANGQGWDDEESSVLNRIREAMTEFPEMFSGEGRFDLALMRSFPGNIITKGGAEAIQGIGFSNPQMGIAIKVEDGNARALYPVCIETLRQLGIIDDVNKYKHLLPFHKSELRNNANLLTGHIKAEFDLKKA, encoded by the coding sequence ATGCGGAAGCGGTCGATTAATCGGGGCGATTTTGTCCCGGATTTTTTTGAAGTTGGAACTATTACGAAAGAGCATGATATGTCAACATTAGTGGCCAAAGTTTACCGCGGGAAGAGGGAAGAGTCGGTCCATTACGGCTCGATCGCGGTCGTCGATAATAAAGGGAGGCTGACCCATTACGCCGGTGATCCGGAATTTTTTACCTTTATCCGGTCATCGGCCAAGCCGTTTCAACTGATGCCGCTGGTCATAACCGGCGCCGCCGATAAATACGGCTTTTCCAATAAGCAACTGGCTATAATGTGCGGCTCGCATACCGGCACCGATCATCACCGCGATGTTGTCCGGGCCAATCTCGAAGCGGCCGGCAACAAGCCGGAAAATCTCAAATGCGGCACCCATCTGCCGATTTCCATGACGCAATCGGGCGAATATCCTCAGCACGATGAGCATAAAGATGTTTTGCGGCATAATTGTTCCGGGAAACACTCCGGTTTCCTGGCGCTGGCCAGATTTCTGGGGGATGATATCGGCGAATATCTCAACCCGGAATCAAAGGCACAGCAGTTGGTTCTTGATGCCGTATCGCGCCTTTATGAATATCCGAAAGATAAGATTGCTATGGGAACCGATGGTTGTTCGGCGCCCAATTTCGGCATGCCGTTAATCCATAGTGCTGTGGCTTTCATGAAGCTGGCCAATGGTCAGGGGTGGGATGACGAGGAATCATCGGTGCTGAATCGGATCAGAGAAGCCATGACCGAATTTCCGGAAATGTTTTCCGGGGAGGGCCGCTTTGACCTGGCCCTGATGCGTTCGTTCCCCGGCAATATTATCACCAAAGGGGGAGCGGAAGCTATTCAGGGGATCGGTTTTTCCAATCCGCAAATGGGTATTGCTATCAAGGTCGAGGACGGCAATGCGCGGGCGCTTTACCCGGTGTGTATAGAGACGCTCCGCCAGCTTGGAATTATCGATGATGTCAATAAATATAAGCACCTGTTGCCGTTTCATAAATCCGAACTTCGTAACAATGCCAATCTGCTGACCGGCCATATAAAGGCTGAATTCGACTTGAAAAAGGCCTGA